In Erigeron canadensis isolate Cc75 chromosome 7, C_canadensis_v1, whole genome shotgun sequence, one DNA window encodes the following:
- the LOC122608116 gene encoding lysine-specific demethylase REF6, protein MSEEVFPWLKSLPLAPEYHPTLSEFQDPISYIFKIEEEASKYGICKIIPPVSSAPKKNIINNLNRSLSARNPDSLPTFTTRQQQIGFCPRKHHYPVQKPVWQSGEVYNVSQFEAKAKAFEKCYLKKVSGSTGPGVGPGGNLKKGSVGLEVETMYWKAQVDKPITVEYANDMPGSAFDRKSGNGSGKKLGKKDNVGEGLSVGDTEWNMRTVSRSKGSLLKFMKEEIPGVTSPMVYLSMLFSWFAWHVEDHDFHSLNYMHMGAGKTWYGVPKDAAVAFEDVIRNHGYGGEINPIVNFATLGEKTTIISPEVLVKAGVPCCRLVQNTGEFVVTFPRAYHSGFSHGFNIGEAANIATPGWLAVARDAAIRRASINVAPMVSHCQLLYDLAVSFSSSVPTSVKPEPRSSRLKDKLKVEGEGLVKRSFLLDIMQNNQLLHILGKGSAILVLPEEFIDRRIPLKSAQSDSDDAVLDKKTMRKFSSSRNNVPSLKNNGIEGKYKGGECDKMADYGIFSCVTCGILCYACVAIIQPTEAAANYLMSADCNGINDLVAATDSFAGKKIASVVDPKSSLGKMPKKTRGGLPDGPSKSTDQVQTIDKLAITLSNVNQKADSSLGLLALAYGDSSDSDDDHDHARADIKVEDCQIFNSSDELQHNGSFKDLNCSRGGSEYEIELSCDEQNRLLDTHKSGKGIFQVESLSMNMPCDEDSSRMHIFCLEHAVEVEKLLRPVGGVNMLLLCHQDYSFLNFEAKLVAKELGTDHSWTDLEFREGNEEDKIWIQSALDTEEVNHGNRDWAVKLGVNLFYSASLSRSPLYSKQMPYNQMIYNAFGHISSSGSIKPKPWGRQKKIVVAGKWCGKVWMANQTHPLLVERDLEVQDETGGAVMSLVNVKQERHYEIETTQVVVSKSSRKRKNIRVESRQMSVKTKFPKVEPSPSPSPPPSEDDLPSLSDGLRQQPRTNFKNKQVRREKETTPLSRITLDQIPRQFDTDSDGESGGGPSTRLRKRVIKAPSKDFGVAIDTKPKRKTKMKKQNETKKVKKASRTVEVSDDEEGDFVCDMEGCNMSFDSKQELMVHQKNICPIEGCEKKFFSHKYLVQHRRVHMDDRPLQCPWKGCKMTFKWAWARTEHIRVHTGARPYACIEDGCGQTFRFVSDFSRHKRKTGHSVKKLVGET, encoded by the exons ATGAGTGAAGAAGTATTTCCATGGCTAAAGTCTTTACCTTTAGCCCCAGAATACCATCCAACTTTATCAGAATTTCAAGATccaatatcatatatttttaaaattgaagaAGAAGCTTCAAAATATGGTATTTGTAAAATCATACCCCCTGTTTCCTCTGCccctaaaaaaaacataattaataacTTAAACAGATCTTTATCGGCCCGAAACCCGGATTCTTTACCCACATTTACCACTAGGCAGCAGCAGATTGGGTTCTGTCCACGTAAGCATCATTACCCAGTTCAGAAACCAGTTTGGCAGAGTGGTGAAGTGTATAATGTGTCGCAATTTGAGGCGAAAGCGAAGGCTTTTGAGAAATGTTACTTGAAAAAGGTATCTGGGTCAACTGGCCCGGGAGTTGGCCCGGGTGGGAATTTGAAGAAAGGGTCAGTGGGTTTGGAAGTTGAGACCATGTACTGGAAAGCCCAGGTGGATAAACCGATAACGGTTGAGTATGCGAACGATATGCCCGGATCAGCATTTGATCGAAAAAGTGGAAATGGGTCAGGGAAAAAGTTGGGTAAAAAGGACAATGTGGGTGAAGGGTTAAGTGTAGGGGATACAGAGTGGAATATGAGGACGGTTTCTAGGTCGAAAGGGAGTTTGTTGAAGTTTATGAAAGAGGAAATACCTGGTGTGACTTCACCTATGGTTTATTTAAGTATGTTGTTTAGTTGGTTTGCTTGGCATGTTGAGGATCATGATTTTCATAGTTTGAATTATATGCATATGGGTGCTGGGAAAACTTGGTATGGTGTACCTAAAGATGCCGCGGTTGCGTTTGAGGATGTGATTCGGAATCATGGTTATGGTGGTGAGATTAATCCTATTG TTAATTTTGCAACTCTTGGCGAGAAGACAACAATAATATCCCCAGAAGTATTAGTAAAGGCTGGGGTTCCTTGCTGCAG ATTAGTTCAAAATACTGGAGAATTTGTTGTTACTTTCCCAAGAGCTTATCACTCAGGGTTCAGTCATG GTTTCAACATTGGGGAAGCAGCTAATATCGCAACCCCTGGCTGGTTGGCAGTTGCACGAGATGCTGCAATTCGTAGGGCTTCGATTAATGTTGCTCCCATGGTGTCTCATTGTCAATTGCTTTATGATCTAGCAGTATCATTCTCTTCAAG TGTACCAACAAGCGTTAAACCCGAACCACGGAGTTCACGGCTAAAAGATAAGCTGAAAGTTGAGGGTGAAGGATTGGTAAAGAGGAGTTTTCTGCTAGACATTATGCAAAACAATCAACTTCTTCATATTCTTGGGAAAGGATCGGCTATTCTGGTTCTTCCCGAAGAATTTATCGACAGGCGGATTCCTTTGAAGTCCGCACAATCAGATTCTGATGACGCAGTTCTAGACAAAAAAACCATGAGGAAATTTTCCTCATCTCGTAATAATGTGCCGTCATTGAAAAATAATGGCATTGAAGGGAAATACAAGGGTGGTGAGTGTGATAAAATGGCTGATTATGGTATATTCTCTTGTGTTACTTGTGGCATTTTGTGCTACGCATGTGTTGCAATCATTCAACCAACAGAAGCAGCTGCAAACTACCTCATGTCTGCTGATTGTAATGGCATTAATGATCTGGTTGCTGCCACAGATTCCTTTGCTGGCAAGAAAATTGCGAGTGTCGTGGATCCCAAATCCTCTTTAG GGAAAATGCCAAAGAAAACTCGTGGTGGTTTGCCTGATGGTCCGTCAAAGTCTACCGACCAAGTACAAACCATAGATAAGTTGGCTATCACTTTATCTAATGTTAACCAGAAAGCAGACTCTTCACTTGGCCTCTTGGCTTTAGCTTATGGTGATTCTTCAGATTCcgatgatgatcatgatcatgCAAGAGCTGATATAAAAGTTGAAGATTGCCAAATTTTTAATAGCTCTGATGAACTTCAACATAATGGAAGTTTTAAGGACTTGAATTGTTCTAGGGGTGGATCTGAATATGAGATAGAGTTGTCATGTGATGAACAAAATCGCTTATTAGATACACACAAGTCTGGGAAGGGTATATTCCAAGTTGAGAGCTTGTCTATGAACATGCCATGTGATGAAGATTCTTCTAGAATGCACATATTCTGTCTTGAGCATGCTGTAGAAGTAGAAAAACTCCTCCGACCCGTTGGCGGTGTTAATATGCTACTCCTTTGTCATCAAG ATTATTCATTCTTAAATTTTGAAGCAAAATTAGTGGCAAAAGAATTAGGAACAGATCATAGCTGGACTGATCTTGAATTCAGGGAAGGTAACGAAGAAGACAAAATATGGATACAATCAGCTCTTGATACTGAAGAAGTCAACCATGGCAACCGGGATTGGGCTGTAAAATTAGGAGTCAATCTCTTTTACAGTGCTAGCCTTAGCCGATCCCCTCTTTACAGCAAACAAATGCCATATAATCAAATGATATATAATGCATTTGGACATATTTCTTCTAGTGGGTCGATAAAACCTAAACCTTGGGGCAGGCAGAAAAAGATTGTTGTAGCGGGTAAATGGTGCGGGAAAGTATGGATGGCGAATCAAACTCATCCTTTGTTGGTGGAAAGGGATCTCGAAGTACAAGATGAGACTGGTGGTGCCGTTATGTCACTGGTTAATGTAAAACAGGAAAGGCATTATGAAATTGAAACAACCCAAGTGGTTGTTAGCAAGAGTTCCAGGAAAAGGAAGAACATTAGGGTAGAAAGTAGGCAAATGAGTGTAAAGACTAAGTTTCCGAAAGTAGAGCCATCCCCGTCACCTTCACCTCCACCATCAGAGGATGATTTGCCGTCATTGAGCGATGGGTTAAGACAACAGCCTAGGACCAACTTTAAAAATAAGCAAGTTAGAAGAGAAAAGGAAACAACCCCTTTGTCTAGAATTACTCTTGATCAGATACCAAGACAATTTGACACCGATTCTGATGGAGAGAGCGGTGGCGGGCCGAGCACACGTTTAAGAAAAAGAGTCATAAAAGCACCATCTAAAGACTTTGGAGTTGCGATCGATACAAAACCGAAAAGGAAAACGAAAATGAAAAAGCAGAATGAAACCAAGAAAGTGAAGAAAGCTTCTCGTACTGTGGAAGTAAGTGATGATGAGGAAGGAGACTTTGTTTGTGATATGGAGGGTTGCAATATGAGTTTTGACAGTAAACAAGAACTCATGGTTCACCAAAAGAATATTTGTCCGATTGAGGGATGTGAGAAGAAATTCTTTTCACATAAGTATCTAGTGCAGCATAGGCGTGTACACATGGACGACCGTCCCTTGCAATGTCCATGGAAAGGATGTAAAATGACATTTAAATGGGCTTGGGCTAGAACAGAGCACATTAGGGTTCACACCGGGGCTCGACCGTATGCTTGCATCGAGGATGGGTGTGGTCAAACATTCAGGTTTGTGTCTGATTTTAGCCGGCATAAAAGGAAAACCGGGCATTCAGTTAAAAAGCTAGTCGGCGAGACTTGA
- the LOC122607809 gene encoding phosphopantothenoylcysteine decarboxylase-like codes for MAHAESGAREAMQGSNAPRKPRILLAASGSVAAIKFGNLCSCFSDWADVKAVATQAALHFIDRTTLPKDVILYTDEHEWSSWSKIGDSVLHIELRRWADIMVIAPLSANTLGKIAGGLCDNLLTCIIRAWDYEKPIFVAPAMNTYMWTNPFTERHLMTIDELGITLIPPVSKRLACGDYGNGAMAEPSLIYSTVRLFLESRQNASSSIAH; via the exons ATGGCACATGCTGAATCTGGAGCAAGGGAGGCAATGCAAGGGAGTAATGCTCCTAGAAAACCCCGAATTCTGCTTGCCGCAAGTGGAAGTGTAGCTGCCATAAAGTTTGGGAACCTCTGCAGCTGTTTCTCCGATTGGGCAGATGTAAAAGCTGTGGCCACTCAAGCAGCTTTACATTTTATTGACCGAACAACACTTCCTAAAGATGTGATTCTTTATACTGATGAACATGAATGGTCTTCTTGGTCCAAGATAGGAGATAGTGTGCTGCACATAGAGCTTCGTAGGTGGGCTGATATAATGGTGATTGCCCCATTGTCAGCAAATACACTTGGCAAG ATTGCTGGTGGACTGTGTGACAACCTGCTGACCTGTATCATTCGAGCATGGGATTATGAAAAACCAATATTCGTGGCACCAGCAATGAACACATATATGTGGACCAATCCTTTCACAGAAAGGCATCTTATGACAATTGATGAACTTGGAATCACTCTTATACCCCCAGTGTCAAAGAGGCTTGCTTGTGGAGACTATGGAAACGGTGCAATGGCTGAGCCTTCACTCATCTATTCTACTGTAAGACTCTTCTTGGAATCGAGACAAAATGCAAGTAGCAGTATAGCACATTGA
- the LOC122608797 gene encoding F-box/FBD/LRR-repeat protein At4g00160-like: MSNSTLPSALIEKILWDLPTKELVRTSILSKEWRYFWTEIPKVAFREEVFDDELTTSDEILMDNVDEDEDATNIDLFKYLPLIEHLTLCYFGGGALRQALAASLVHLKSVYLESRCLLEEDWLRSLVLIIRSSPNLEKLKLQEGVNFCDTQPEFEFVKFIMANSPVLKTLRLKVYGIDEELKLLSLEHAPHASPMVEIIGDCWRWSMT; encoded by the exons ATGAGCAACAGCACCCTTCCTTCGGCCTTAATCGAAAAGATTCTATGGGATTTACCGACTAAAGAGTTAGTACGGACGAGTATCCTCTCTAAGGAATGGAGGTATTTTTGGACCGAAATTCCTAAAGTTGCCTTTAGGGAGGAAGTATTTGATGATGAA CTCACTACTAGTGATGAAATTTTAATGGATAATGTAGATGAAGACGAAGATGCCACCAACATTGACCTATTTAAGTACTTACCTTTGATTGAACATCTTACTCTTTGT TATTTTGGTGGAGGGGCACTCCGACAAGCGCTTGCAGCTTCATTAGTCCACCTCAAATCCGTGTATCTAGAAAGTAGGTGTTTATTGGAGGAAGATTGGTTGCGTTCTCTTGTACTTATTATTAGGAGCTCCCCGAACTTGGAGAAACTTAAGCTACAG GAGGGTGTAAATTTTTGCGACACACAGCCTGAGTTTGAGTTTGTGAAGTTTATAATGGCCAATTCACCTGTTCTCAAGACACTCAGATTAAAGGTTTACGGTATAGATGAAGAGTTAAAGCTGCTGAGTCTGGAGCACGCCCCACATGCATCACCAATGGTTGAAATTATTGGTGATTGTTGGAGGTGGTCAATGACATAG
- the LOC122608800 gene encoding F-box/FBD/LRR-repeat protein At1g13570-like has translation MSGGTTTLPSDLIEKILWELPTKELVRTSILSKEWRYRWTRIPEIAFKEDLIQLDYYDLNDHQLPIIIKEQQKNMRCRFFNTINQYLVLHQGPILAFTLSMETTSSSADDTSIKQILLDLSRKNTVKKLRLSLVCLSSSIFSFHQLTHLHLSHCSIYNQPASFNGFGSLTTLCLEDIYINNKALVDILSHSPLLKSFSMHKRHDNCDNHNPTPTINDLFNYLPLIEHLGFCVRDFQWLKCIGRGEASLAPATPFVRLKSLCLEGMCFLEENSLRCLLHMIRSSPNLEKLKLQNMLCGNLVHWNYYFDDAFYPVTMQDYSHIRLEHLIELEIEHFYNKKPNREFVKLILAKSPVLKTVRLMVHDKDEELKMLRSLVHAPRASPMVEIIGDYGGGKERS, from the exons ATGAGCGGCGGCACCACCACCCTTCCTTCGGACTTGATTGAAAAGATCCTATGGGAGTTACCTACCAAAGAATTAGTACGGACGAGTATCCTTTCTAAGGAATGGAGGTACCGTTGGACCAGAATTCCTGAAATTGCATTTAAGGAGGATCTAATACAACTCGACTACTATGACTTAAATGATCATCAGCTGCCCATCATCATCAAGGAGCAACAGAAAAATATGAGATGTAGATTTTTCAATACTATAAACCAATACCTGGTACTACACCAGGGACCGATACTCGCCTTCACCCTTTCCATGGAAACCACGAGCTCATCCGCCGACGACACAAGTATTAAGCAAATTTTACTTGATTTGTCGAGAAAGAATACTGTCAAGAAACTTCGCTTGAGTCTTGTGTGTTTGTCCTCATCCATTTTCTCGTTTCATCAGTTAACACACCTACATCTCTCTCATTGTAGCATTTACAACCAGCCAGCATCATTCAACGGATTTGGTAGCCTTACTACCTTATGCTTAGAggatatatatatcaataacaaagcACTTGTTGATATCTTATCACATAGTCCGCTACTTAAAAGCTTCTCGATG CACAAACGACATGATAATTGTGATAATCACAATCCCACGCCCACCATCAATGACCTGTTTAACTACTTACCTTTGATTGAACATCTTGGTTTTTGTGTTCGGGACTTTCAG TGGTTGAAGTGTATCGGTAGAGGGGAAGCCTCACTAGCACCTGCAACTCCATTTGTCCGCCTCAAATCCTTATGTTTAGAAGGAATGTGTTTCCTTGAGGAAAATTCGTTGCGTTGTCTTCTACATATGATTAGAAGCTCCCCCAACTTGGAGAAACTTAAGCTTCAG AACATGTTATGTGGAAATCTGGTTCATTGGAACTACTATTTCGACGATGCCTTCTACCCTGTGACAATGCAAGATTATTCTCATATTCGGTTGGAACATTTGATTGAATTGGAGATTGAACATTTTTACAATAAGAAACCTAACAGGGAGTTTGTGAAGCTTATATTGGCCAAATCGCCCGTTCTCAAGACTGTCAGGTTAATGGTTCACGATAAGGATGAAGAGTTAAAGATGCTAAGGAGTCTCGTACACGCCCCACGTGCATCACCAATGGTTGAAATCATTGGTGATTATGGAGGTGGTAAAGAACGTAGTTGA